TTAATTTTTTATAAAATTTATAAATTAAGATGTTTTTAATTATTAAACAAAATAGTTATCGGGATTTAATCTAGATTATATTATTTAATAAATAATATTAATATAAGAAGTTTGAATCGTAAAATTTATTTTCAAAAACCGCACGATATCGTGCGGTTTTTGAAAATAAATTATTTTTTTTGTCCTGATTGAGGAGCTTTAGGATCTTTTTGTCCTGATTGAGGAGCTTTAGGATCTTTTTGTCCTGATTGAGGAGCTTTAGGATCTTTTTGTCCTGATTGAGGAGCTTTAGGATCTTTTTGTCCTGATTGAGGAGCTTTAGGATCTTTTTGTCCTGATTGAGGAGCTTTAGGATCTTTTTGTCCTGATTGAGGAGCTTTAGGATCTTTTTGTCCTGATTGAGGAGCTTTAGGATCTTTTTGTCCTGATTGAGGAGCTTTAGGATCTTTTTGTCCTGATTGAGGAGCTTTAGGATCTTTTTGTCCTGATTGAGGAGCTTTAGGATCTTTTTGTCCTGATTGAGGAGCTTTAGGATCTTTTTGTCCTGATTGAGGAGCTTTAGGATCTTTTTGTCCTGATTGAGGAGCTTTAGGATCTTTTTGTCCTGATTGAGGAGCTTTAGGATCTTTTTGTCCTGATTGAGGAGCTTTAGGATCTTTTTGTCCTGATTGAGGAGCTTTAGGATCTTTTTGTCCTGATTGAGGAGCTTTAGGATCTTTTTGTCCTGATTGAGGAGCTTTAGGATCTTTTTGTCCTGATTGAGGAGCTTTAGGATCTTTTTGTCCTGATTGAGGAGCTTTAGGATCTTTTTGTCCTGATTGAGGAGCTTTAGGATCTTTTTGTCCTGTTTTTGGAGTTTCAGGACCTTGTTTAGGTTTTTCCTCTTTAGGTGAACATGCTACAATACTAGCACCCATAAGTGTCGTAATCGATAATAGACCAAGACCACTAAATATTTTTTTATACTTTTTCATAATTTTTAGAAATTCTCCTTATAATAAAGATTTGTTACTTAAAAAAAAAAAAAAAAAAAAAACTTATAAATAAGCAATATAAATATTCAAACTTAGTATTTAAAATATTCAAAATAATTTTATTTTTTTATGCTTATTACAAGTACTAGACTACTGGCTTGAAAATAGACAAGTTCCTTTTTTTTTTTTTTTTTTGCAAAAAAAGTAATAAAATTTATTGATTTTCAAAATATTGCATATATTAGCATTTAAAAATATTTTTATTAAGCGGATTTAATATTTTTACTTTTAAAATACTTGTTAAGCATTTTATTATTTTTTCACACAAATTGTTTTTAGCGTTTTAGAATTATTAATATTTAAATATTACTATTAATTAAATTGAAAATAAAATTAGCTTTTTAAATAAAAAAACTATGATTCATTAATGTCGTTAAACAACATCTTAAGTACTTATGGCAAGCTATTAACATATTATAAAAAGATTGTTTAAATACAAAAGCAAGACTAAAGCTTTATTTGGAGTTGGTAATTCTTTTGTATTAAGCCTGTTTTTAGTTGTTTTATATAGTTTTGTTATTATTTAAATGTCGTTGCAAATTCATTAGATTCATTAAATGTTTTAAGTTCAAATTTTTTATTAATAGTATCTGATTAAATATATGATTTATAATTAAAAAGTGGGCCTAAAATGTGCGTTTAGATTGTGTCCTAAAATAATTGCATAGATATACCTAATCACAGAAAATACAAGTATAAATGTAATTTTAATGTTTTTAAATGTGAATTTTTTTATTGCTCCATTTATTTTTTATTAAATGAATTAGTTAAATTAACTAAAAAATAAATGAAAATAATATTGTCATTATGGGATGCTGCTTTACTCAATGGATTTTTAATATTTTTATACATAAGGTTTAAATTTTGACATTTTTGAGGAAAATATTTTTTTAATATATAATATTAAAAATAAATAGGAGTAAAATGGAAGCGATTAAAAAACATAAATCAATGAGAACTCAAAGAGTTGAAATTATTAACGAAATCTATCGAACCGAACTTCTAGAAGAACACTTTGATTATCAACAAATTATTATTGATAATATTGAGTTGACAAGTCTTCAAATAAGTAGATTGAATGAAATACAACAAAGATATGAATTTATTAAAAAAATTTATGGTAAATTAATTAACAAAGATTGAACCTGAGATAGAATTAGTCCATTAATAAGAGCGATATTAATCAATGCAGCAAATGAATTTTGAAGTGTTGAGCCCAAAATTGTTATAAATGAAGCGATAGAAATAACTAAAATGTTTTTTGGTTCACCTGAATTAGATGAAATAGAAACAATTGATAACAGGTTATATAGATTTGTTAATGCTCTTTTACAAAATTTTTATAAAACATTATTACATTTGGAAATGAGTACTAAATAATGGGCGTCATATCAAAATTATATTTTTCTCATATACAAAAGCAAATTACGTATGTTAATGATGCTTTTATAAAGTTAAATATAATTAATCATCTTGATAAAGAATATATATTGTGCAGAAAAATAAATGAATTTGAATCACTAGATGAGTTTATTGAAGATTTTTGTGAACAATTTAGATCGGTTAGTTTAACACCAACATACTTTAAAATGATTAAAAATTTTTATTTTTTTTATTTTTACCATCAAGTCTTTAAACATAAAAAATATTGAGTTAACAAAGAGAGTTTGAAATTTCTAAAAAATAAAACTAATAACATTATATTTAGCCATGAAAAAAGAGACTTTTATTACGATTTTTTGGATGAATTTAAAAAAATTAAAGATCATAATCGTTATTTAATTTTAATTTTAAGAAAGGTTTTGTAAATGGAAGATATCAGAAAACAATTTCCAATTTTAAATGATTTAGTATATTTTGATAGTGCTGCATTAGTTTTAAAACCACAAGTTGCTATTGACGCAATTATTGAATTTTATTCTAAGAATTCTATTTCTTCCCGTACTATTGATACACCAATCGGTTATTTAGTGAATGAAAAAATAACAAGTGTAAGACAAAAAGTTGCTAATCTAGTCGGAGCAAAATTAAATGAAGTAATGTACACAAGCGGAACAACAGAATCAATTAATTTATTTTCAAAAATGTTTGCAAGATTATTAAATAAAGGAGATGTTATTTTAGTTAGTGCATATAATCATTCATCTAATTTAATTCCTTGAGTTGAAATAGCAAAAGAAAAAAATGCTATTGTAAAGGTTTCGAATAATATATTAAATGACATTAATTCAATTAAAAATCTAAGACTTGTTGCTTTAGGGCAAGAAACAAATAATTATGCTATTAAATATGATTTAGAAAAAATTTATGAAATAGTTAAACAAAAAGGTGCATTTTTACTAAACGATGCTGCGCAAGCAATAATTCATCAACCAGTTAGCCTAAAGAATTGTGATGTAATTGCATTTAGTACTAATAAATTTTACGGCCCAACTGGATTGGGATTTTTGGTTATTAAAGATAATTTATTTAAAGATTTAAAACCAGCAAAATACGGAGGTGGAACCGTTAATGAAGTTAATATTGATTTAGAATGGACTTCTAAAAAAACAATTATGGATTTTGAACCTGGAACTCCTGATCTAGCTGGTATTTATATGTTTGATAAATCATTAGATTTTTTTAATGAAATTGGATATCAAAAGACCCAAAACATTTTGAAAGATTTATCATTTTATTTACATAAAAAATTAGCTGAATTGTCTAATGTAATTGTCTATTCAAAACCAGGTGATTATATTTGTTTATTAAACATTAAAAATGTTCATCCGCAAGATGTTGCTACATATTTAGGCTCTAAAAATATTTATACGTTAGCCGGAATCTTTTGTTCACAATATTTAAGAAATATCTATGATGAAAAGTCCTATTTAAGAATTTCATTAGGTATTTATAATAACTATCAAGATATAGATAAATTGGTTGCAGAGTTAAAAGAAGGCGGTGACTTTTATGCATTTTAATCCTAATGAAGCTCGAGAAATTATAATGAAGCATTATATGTTTCCTGAAAATAAAACTCTAGATTTCGAAGAAGATAATATTATTACAACTTATAGTCAAACATGTTCTGATAAATTAGAACTTTCAGTTAAATTTGAAAATAATATTTTGGTTCAGGCAAAGTTTAATGGACATGGATGCTCTGTATTTTTAGCTTCAACTGACATTTTGTTAAACGTAGTTAAGCAAAAGTCTAAAAAAGAAATACAAGAATTAATAAGTCTTTATGAAAAATTTTTAAACAATAATAATGAATTAAGTGATCAAGAATTAAAAGCAATTAATGATTTATGAGTGTTTTTTAATGTTAAAAAACACCTTAGTAGAATGAGTTGTGCATTACTAAGTTCAAAAACAATATTAAATGAAATCAAATAGATATATTTTTCACATTGATTTTGATAGTTATTTTGTGAATGCTATTAGAACTATTCGACCTGAATTAAAAAATAAACCTGTTGCAATAGCGAAAAATTCCATCCACTCAATTGCAGTATCAGTGAGCTATGAATTAAGGGCAAAAGGCGTCAATGCAGGAATGAAAGTTATTAATATTAAAAAGATTGAACCAAATACAATAATTTGTGATTCAAGATTTGACTTATATAGCACACTTTCTAGTGAAATATTTAGATATTTAGAAAAAAATTATTGTTCAGAAATAGAAATAGCTTCTATTGATGAATGTTTTTTGTTTTTCTATCATAATCAAATTCAAAATGATGAGCAAGCATTAATGCTTGGTAAAAAAATTCAGAGTGAGATTTTAAAAAAATTTAAAATAGAAGTTACGATCGGAATATCGTATACAAAATTCTTTGCTAAAATGACTACTAATATTTCTAAGCCTTTTGGCATACGTTTAACTAATCATAATAATTATCAAAATAATTTTTGAGAACTTGATGTTGAAAAATTTCATGGAATTGGATCGAAAATTGCTACTAAATTAAGACAAATAGGAATTTATAAAATTAAAGATTTAGCGAATTGTGATTTTAATAATTATAGTCTTAGAGAAATTTTTGGAACCGTAGGTTTTAAGTATCGAGAAGCTTTAAACATAGATCATTTTGATGCTTATAACTCAAGTACAGATATAAAAGGAATTGGTAATGAAACTACTTTTAATACCATTACTCAAAGTGAGGAAGTTATTTTGCAAAGTTTAAATTCATTAGTTAAAAAAGTATCTAATAGACTTAAAATGTATGCAAAAATGGGAAAAGTTATAACATTAGTTGTGAGAAAACTAAATAAAGGATGAGTTTCTAAACAAAGACAAATTTTAAATTACACTAATGATGAAGAAATTATTAAAAAAGTTGCTTATAATCTTTTTTATGAATATTTTTATGAAACTGAATTATTAGGAATCGGATTAAGAGTTACAAATTTAATTGAAAGTTACAATAATTTTTTCAAAATCTCATTGTTTGAAGAAACTAATTGTAGAAATAATTCGAAAATTGATGGAATAATTTCTACAATTAAAGCAAAAGCAAAAACTAATAATGTTTATACTTTAAAAGATTATGAAGTAATTCAAAATCGCGTTAATAGATTTGGCAAAAAAATCACAACAGGAATTTTTAAAAAGTAAGGAGGAAAAATGAGAATAGGAATTTATGGTGGTTCATTTGATCCGATTCATAAAGGTCATATTAAGCTTGCTAAATATGCAATAAAAGCGTTGAATTTAGATAAATTGTTAATTATTCCGGCTTACGTATCTCCTTTTAAAAATAAGGGAATTAGCATTGAAGATAAGATTAATATGATTGAATTAGTTTTAGAACAAAAAATGGAATTGTGTTTATTTGAAGCAAAAAGAAATACTGTTAGTTATACAATTGATACGATAAAATATTTAAAAAATAAATACCCTAATGATGAGTTGTTTTTAATAATTGGTTCTGATAATTTACCGAAATTGCATAAATGAAAAGATGTTGATCAAATTTTTTCATTAAGTAATTTAGTTGTTTTAAAGAGAACTAAGAATATTAGCAAAACTAATTTAAAAAAATATCATGGAATATTAATGGATAACCCGATTATAGATTACTCTTCAACAATGGCGCGGAATGGAATGTTTCAAATGCTAGACCCAAAAGTTGTTGATTATATTCAAGGTAAAGGTTTATATTTAGAAAAAATTATTCATGCATCATTGAGCGCTTTAAGAGCTAAGCATTGCGTTTCATGTGCTAGTTTTGCTGCTGATTTGGCTAAAAAACATAATTATCCTGCTAAGGACGCTTATATTGCAGGTCTAATTCATGATATTGCAAGAGAATGAGATCCGAAATTTTCTAGGGATTTTATTAAAAAATATCAACCAGATTTAAATAATGTCCCAGATTATTTTTTACATCAACATTGTGGAGCATTATGAGCTGAATATATTTATGGTCTAAAGAATAAAGAGATAATTCAAGCAATTAAATGTCATACTAGTATGAGAACAAATATGGATAAGCTTGATAAAATCTTATTTATTGCCGATAAAATTTGTCAAGGAAGAAAATTTAATGGAATTCAAAAAGTAAGAGAATTAGCATTCAATGATCTTGATGCTGGTTTTGCGAAAGTAACTAGATGTACATATGATTGAAATACTAAGATTAATAAAGTGGTTTTTGAAAAAGAAATAGAAGAAATCTACCAAAAATATATGGAGAAGTAATGCAAAAGCAAAGAATTCAAAAAATATTATCAATGGCTGGTGTTGCATCGCGAAGAGAAGCAGAATTATTAATTTTACAAAAAAGAGTTAAAGTTAATGGAGTAGTTGCAAGAATAGGAGATAAAGCTAGTTTTGATGATGTTATTTTATTTGACAATAAACCTATCACAGAAGAAAATAAGGTATATTATGTTATTAACAAACCTGCAAAAACAATATGTTCATTAAAGGATAATTTTGGTAGAACACTTGTTACAGATTTAATTGATGTTCCTTATAAAATTTTTCCAGTCGGTAGATTAGACTATGACACTACTGGAGTATTAATTTTAACTAACGATGGTGAATTAGCCAATAAATTAATGCATCCAAAATATAAAATTTTTAGAGTTTATAGAGCCAGATTAAATGAATCATTATCTAAACAAGAATTAAAAACATTAAATGGAACATTAATAATTAATAATACTCAAAGTTCTCAAGATGTAGTACCGGTAGGCAAAGATAGCCCTAAAACTTATTTTGTTATTTTAACTGTTGGTACATATCACCATGTTAAAGAACTTTTTAAACTGGTTAATAAAACTGTTGTTAATTTAAAAAGAGTCGAATTTGCAGGAATTACAGTAGAAAAAATGCCATTAGGTTCTTATCGTAAGTTGACATTAAAAGAAGTTAAAGATTTAAAAACCTTGGTAAATAAACAAGAAGAAATATTGCAAAAAAAGGAGAAATAATGAAAGAAAAAATTATTAAAAAATCTTTTAAAGATGCATTTGCATTTCTTAAAAAGGGTAATATGCTATTGTTAGCAATTGGGTTTTTAGCTGGGGTAGTTTTTAATGCTGTTGTTTCATCACTTGCTAATGATATTATTATGCAAGCGATTGCATCAACATTTGGTGTTACAAAACTTGACAATTGAGTTGTACACGGTATGCTTGTTGGAAAGTTTTTAGGAACTGTATTGAACTTTATTATCGTCACAACCTTATTATTTGTTATTTTATGTTTTTATTTTATTATTAAAAATATTGTTAATATTAGAAGAGAGAAAAATAAACCAAAAGAAGAACCACAAGAACTAAAACCAACCACAGACGAATTGATTTTGCAACAACTCCAAGAAATTAATAAAAACTTATCTAAAAATAAATCAAAAACCGCTAAATAAATGTTTAACAAAAAAAGTCGCTGGTATTAAACGACTTTTTTTGTTAATTTTAAATGATTAGTCTTTTCATTTTCATTCATTAAATGCATTCTTTAAGGCTTTGACTTGATCTTCTTTTGAAAGTTTATAATAATTTTTATCTAAACCTTTTTCAAATCCGCCATATGATGAATTTCCGCCTATTAAGACATATCCTTCAGCTCATGATTCATTTTCTTTTTTAATTATTCCTTTTGTTTTAGTATATTTAATACCTTTTACTTCCTTACTAAAGTTACCGAATAATGGACCAATTTCTTTAAGAACATCATTTCTTTCTTTATTTGATTTATTAACTGATGCAATATCATTAAAGTCATCAAAATTATCACCAACTCTCATCACAACTTTAAATGAAACGTTATTTGCTCCAACTTGATTATCACCAGAAAGGTCTAATTTTTTAGAATTTACTAAATTCATTCTTTCTTCTTTTTCAGTTTTTACTCTTTTATCATTTTCTTTTTTAATGTGCATTCATGGTTTATCTTTTGATAAATCAACCCCTTGCATTCATCATACTCATTTTTCTAAATATTTCGCTGGTAATCCTTGAGCAATTAGATTTTGTTTAGTAGGTTCAAGTTGATTTTCTTGTTCTCTATTTGAATTAAAGAATACTACACCACCTTTTTTTCAAACATGCTCAATAAATTCGAATGCACCTGCTAATTTTTTAGAAATTTTAGCTTTTACAAATTCATCTCAAGTTTTTGAACTGAATGATTGTTTATGAAGAACTAATCAATTTTGATATGCATAATTATTTAAAATTGTTTCATCAATATCCATAAATACAACTGGAATTGATTTTCCGTTATCGGTATTGCTTATTTTTACCTTCTCATTTTCTACTTTTACCTTGGTTAAGTCAAACACATCACTTTGGCTGTCTACAAGAGTATCAAATTGTTTAATTGCTGAATTATATTGAGTTAGAGTCATTGCATTTTTTTCAGCTGAAACAGTATTTCAAATATTAGATAATCATCTTTGATTTTCTAATACGGCTTTTGCATCGTCTTGTTGTTTTTGATTACTGCATGCAACTACTGTTGTTATAACAGTAGATGAGGCAATAATACCTAAACCACCAAATACTTTTTTTCATTTTTTCATCTTTGTACCTACTTTCCTTTAAATTATTTAGTTAATAGTAATTGTGTTTAATATTCTACAATTATGAAATAAATAAATCTTAAATATTGAATTTTTCTTGTATTTACTATTTCCATATTTTCAAAAGATTATTCTTTATTTTTTAAAGTTTCAAAACTTTTACTATTTATTTATAGACCTAAAAGAATTTTATTATGTGAGAATACTTTTTTCAAAGCATTCGGTATCTTTTCATTTTTTTTTTTTTTTTTTTGGCTGATTTTAATGATTTATATTATAAAAGCTTGAAAATAAAACATCAATTTGATTGAAATGAAAATATTAAAAAACAATTAAAGAAATAAAAAAATGCATTTTTCAACTATTTTTATATTAAAAATGCATTTTTTACTTTTTTAATAGTTAAAATAAGCTATAATTATTTAAAAATATTAAGGAAAATTATGAATTCAAAAAAGAATAAGTTTACAGAGAAGCAGTTTATATTTTATGGACTAAATTTTATTGTTGGTTTTGGTTTTATTGCCACGATTTCGAGTGTCATTAGTAGGGGATTATGAGGTATTTTAATTTTTGCATTAACTGCTTTTATTTCAATGACTGTTATGCTTGCTTTTGCTAGGGCGAGTCAAAGTTATGGGAAAGAAGTTGGTGGAACATATGTTTATGCAAAAAAAGCTTTTAGTGATAAAAGAAAAATATTATTTCTACAGGGATGAAATCAATTTTCACAAGTGCCATTATTTTCAGCAACAACACCATTATTTTTTATTGATCTATTAAAAGAAATTGACTCAGGAAATCAAACAATATACCAAATTTGTGCATTAGCATTTTTTGTGCTTTTAAATGTTATATGTTCATTTGGTATAAAAACATCTAAATGATTTATCCTATTTACCGGGATAATTAAATGACTTACTATTGGTTTAGGATTATCGATTGTTACTTTCTACTCATTTAGCACTTTATCATTTGGGGCAAATTTTAAAAATACCCCTAATGTTGATATTAGCATTATAGTTACATCCGTATTATCATTTATCTACGCTTTTGCAGGTGGAGAGGGCTTAGCAGGTGTTTCATCAGAAGTAGAAACAAAAAGATTCAAGAAAATTATTATGTTAATTTTTTGGATTGTATTGATTTTTTATTTTACATTTTATATTGTTTATTTAGGTTTAGATAGCACGGTATTTAATGAAAGTACTTCAATAAGTTTTGCGTTGATTTTTAAAGTTTCATTAGGTTCTGTTGGTGTCATATTATTTATTATAGGTACATTTTTTAATAGAGTAGGAGCAGGTATTAGTTCAATCATTTATTATGCTAGAACTGTTGTCCCATTAGCTCAAGATGACTTTATTCCAGGTATTTTTGCAAAAAAATCTAAAAAAACTGGTGAGTATCGAAATGCTATACTCTTTCAAAGCGCATTTTCGATAATCTCGATGATTATTTTTACCATTATTCCTTATTTTTTAGGTATAAAGGATCAATTTAGCGCTATTTTAAATGCAGGAAATATTGTTTTCTTAATGCAATATTTATTCACTATTTGTACCTTGTTATATTTATCTTGAAAAAGAAAAGAATTTGTTATTCCTGTTTGAGAAAAAATAGTTTACATCTGTTCAATAATTTTAATTTCATTTATTGTTTTAACTTCATTAATTCCGCCAATTATTGGAACAAGTTATACAGCAGAAAGTGCATTATTGCTTCCGAGTTATATGGGAATAATGTTGATAGGTTATCTAATTTGAGGTGGGTGATACTTAATTAAGAAGAAATGACCTAATAATAGATTTGTATGAAAAGAAGATGAAATAATGATTAATAATCAAAACAAAACAATGTCAAGTCCATTAATCTATTGATCAGAAAAAAGCAAAAAACATTAACTAAAATAAACCAAGAATTATTCTTGGTTTTTTACCATTTAAGCATTATAAATATGATATGAATTTATAAATGTGATAAAATAATTAACATAATATAAAAAGACTTAAATTATTATTTTATTTGGAGTAAAAATGAAAATAAGAACTCGTTATGCACCTAGTCCAACTGGATATTTACATATCGGGGGAGCTAGAACGGCGCTTTTTTGCTATTTATATGCAAAACATTTTAATGGTCAATTTATTTTTAGACTAGAAGATACAGATGTTAAGAGGAATGTTCCAGGCGGTGAAGAGTCCCAATTAAATAATTTAGCTTGATTAGGAATTATTCCTGATGAATCACCATTAAATCCAAATCCTATATATGGTAAATATCGTCAAAGCGAAAAATTGGATAGGTATTGAAAAATCGCTAATGAATTAATTGAAAAAGGATTCGCTTACAAAGCATATGATAATTCAGATGAGCTTGAGCAACAAAAAAAAGAAAGTGATGAAAAAGGAATACCTAGTTTTAGGTATGATAAATATTGATTAAAAATTTCTGATCAAGAAATCGCTAAAAGAGATAAATTGGGGCAATATTCTATAAGATTTAATATGCCAAAAAACCAAGAGTTTGAATGAAACGATATTGTTCGAGGACTTATAAGTTTTAATTCAAATGATATTGGAGATTGAGTTATTTATAAATCTGATGGTTATCCTACTTATAATTTTGCTGTGGTGGTTGATGATTACGATATGCAAATTACTCATATTCTTAGAGGTGAGGAACATATTGGTAATACACCAAAACAATTGGCTATTTATAAAGCTCTAAATTGGCCTGTACCTCAATTTGGACACCTAACAATTATTACCAATATGGAAGGTAAAAAACTTTCTAAAAGGGATACTTCGTTAAAGCAATTTATAGAAGATTATAAAAATGAAGGATATTTACCAGAAGCAATATTTAACTTTCTTACTTTACTTGGTTGAACTGCGTCAGATGCATCTGAATTAATGTCTAAAGATGAAATAATTGCCAAGTTTGATCCAGAAAGGTTAAGCAACAGTCCATCTAAGTTTGATATTTCAAAAATGAATTGATTTTCAAAACAATACTTTAAAAAATTGGACAATCAATTGATTATTAATCAATTAGGTTCATTAAATACTTCAAAAGATTTTTCATGAATTAATTTATTTGTTGAAACATTTAAGTCAAGTGTTGAGACATTTGCAGAATTAAAAAGCCATTTAGCTACTTTTTTAAATCCAAAGTTAATAATGCATAATTTTGAATCAGATGAATTAGTTGTAGTACATAAGTTTAAATTATTATTAAATGAAATTAAAGATGATTTTACAGTTGAAAATATTCAAGAATGTATTAATCAAACATCTCATGAATTATTAGTTAAAGGTAAAAAACTTTTTATGCCAATTAGAATTGCAACAACATCTATGATGCATGGCCCAGAATTAGCAAAAGCAATATATCTATTTGGAAAAGAAAATGTTTTTAAATCATTGGATCAATATTAAAATGAAACTAAAATTTAAATCAATTATTAATCAAAATAATGAAACCAAAAACATTGAATTTACTGTTCCTGTTGATATATATGAAGACGATAAATTTAAGTCATTTGCATTTTATGAGCCAAATACTAATCTTCGAAGTATGATTGAGATTAATGATGCAATTTTAAATATACACAATAATAGTTCAACTATATCTTTAAAGTATCAGGAAGAATGTGATTTTGATTTGGAAATTATTCAAAATAATAAATTATTTTCAATACCTTGTAAAACATTTTGAAAAAGTAAAGAATTTAGTGAAAATTACTACAATTTTACATATACTTTAACATCTAATGAGAAA
This DNA window, taken from Mycoplasmopsis cynos, encodes the following:
- a CDS encoding transcription antitermination factor NusB — encoded protein: MEAIKKHKSMRTQRVEIINEIYRTELLEEHFDYQQIIIDNIELTSLQISRLNEIQQRYEFIKKIYGKLINKDWTWDRISPLIRAILINAANEFWSVEPKIVINEAIEITKMFFGSPELDEIETIDNRLYRFVNALLQNFYKTLLHLEMSTK
- a CDS encoding aminotransferase class V-fold PLP-dependent enzyme, which codes for MEDIRKQFPILNDLVYFDSAALVLKPQVAIDAIIEFYSKNSISSRTIDTPIGYLVNEKITSVRQKVANLVGAKLNEVMYTSGTTESINLFSKMFARLLNKGDVILVSAYNHSSNLIPWVEIAKEKNAIVKVSNNILNDINSIKNLRLVALGQETNNYAIKYDLEKIYEIVKQKGAFLLNDAAQAIIHQPVSLKNCDVIAFSTNKFYGPTGLGFLVIKDNLFKDLKPAKYGGGTVNEVNIDLEWTSKKTIMDFEPGTPDLAGIYMFDKSLDFFNEIGYQKTQNILKDLSFYLHKKLAELSNVIVYSKPGDYICLLNIKNVHPQDVATYLGSKNIYTLAGIFCSQYLRNIYDEKSYLRISLGIYNNYQDIDKLVAELKEGGDFYAF
- a CDS encoding iron-sulfur cluster assembly scaffold protein; the protein is MHFNPNEAREIIMKHYMFPENKTLDFEEDNIITTYSQTCSDKLELSVKFENNILVQAKFNGHGCSVFLASTDILLNVVKQKSKKEIQELISLYEKFLNNNNELSDQELKAINDLWVFFNVKKHLSRMSCALLSSKTILNEIK
- a CDS encoding Y-family DNA polymerase produces the protein MKSNRYIFHIDFDSYFVNAIRTIRPELKNKPVAIAKNSIHSIAVSVSYELRAKGVNAGMKVINIKKIEPNTIICDSRFDLYSTLSSEIFRYLEKNYCSEIEIASIDECFLFFYHNQIQNDEQALMLGKKIQSEILKKFKIEVTIGISYTKFFAKMTTNISKPFGIRLTNHNNYQNNFWELDVEKFHGIGSKIATKLRQIGIYKIKDLANCDFNNYSLREIFGTVGFKYREALNIDHFDAYNSSTDIKGIGNETTFNTITQSEEVILQSLNSLVKKVSNRLKMYAKMGKVITLVVRKLNKGWVSKQRQILNYTNDEEIIKKVAYNLFYEYFYETELLGIGLRVTNLIESYNNFFKISLFEETNCRNNSKIDGIISTIKAKAKTNNVYTLKDYEVIQNRVNRFGKKITTGIFKK
- a CDS encoding nicotinate-nucleotide adenylyltransferase, with the protein product MRIGIYGGSFDPIHKGHIKLAKYAIKALNLDKLLIIPAYVSPFKNKGISIEDKINMIELVLEQKMELCLFEAKRNTVSYTIDTIKYLKNKYPNDELFLIIGSDNLPKLHKWKDVDQIFSLSNLVVLKRTKNISKTNLKKYHGILMDNPIIDYSSTMARNGMFQMLDPKVVDYIQGKGLYLEKIIHASLSALRAKHCVSCASFAADLAKKHNYPAKDAYIAGLIHDIAREWDPKFSRDFIKKYQPDLNNVPDYFLHQHCGALWAEYIYGLKNKEIIQAIKCHTSMRTNMDKLDKILFIADKICQGRKFNGIQKVRELAFNDLDAGFAKVTRCTYDWNTKINKVVFEKEIEEIYQKYMEK
- a CDS encoding pseudouridine synthase; its protein translation is MQKQRIQKILSMAGVASRREAELLILQKRVKVNGVVARIGDKASFDDVILFDNKPITEENKVYYVINKPAKTICSLKDNFGRTLVTDLIDVPYKIFPVGRLDYDTTGVLILTNDGELANKLMHPKYKIFRVYRARLNESLSKQELKTLNGTLIINNTQSSQDVVPVGKDSPKTYFVILTVGTYHHVKELFKLVNKTVVNLKRVEFAGITVEKMPLGSYRKLTLKEVKDLKTLVNKQEEILQKKEK
- a CDS encoding MscL family protein, coding for MKEKIIKKSFKDAFAFLKKGNMLLLAIGFLAGVVFNAVVSSLANDIIMQAIASTFGVTKLDNWVVHGMLVGKFLGTVLNFIIVTTLLFVILCFYFIIKNIVNIRREKNKPKEEPQELKPTTDELILQQLQEINKNLSKNKSKTAK
- a CDS encoding HAD family acid phosphatase encodes the protein MKKWKKVFGGLGIIASSTVITTVVACSNQKQQDDAKAVLENQRWLSNIWNTVSAEKNAMTLTQYNSAIKQFDTLVDSQSDVFDLTKVKVENEKVKISNTDNGKSIPVVFMDIDETILNNYAYQNWLVLHKQSFSSKTWDEFVKAKISKKLAGAFEFIEHVWKKGGVVFFNSNREQENQLEPTKQNLIAQGLPAKYLEKWVWWMQGVDLSKDKPWMHIKKENDKRVKTEKEERMNLVNSKKLDLSGDNQVGANNVSFKVVMRVGDNFDDFNDIASVNKSNKERNDVLKEIGPLFGNFSKEVKGIKYTKTKGIIKKENESWAEGYVLIGGNSSYGGFEKGLDKNYYKLSKEDQVKALKNAFNEWKWKD
- a CDS encoding APC family permease, with product MNSKKNKFTEKQFIFYGLNFIVGFGFIATISSVISRGLWGILIFALTAFISMTVMLAFARASQSYGKEVGGTYVYAKKAFSDKRKILFLQGWNQFSQVPLFSATTPLFFIDLLKEIDSGNQTIYQICALAFFVLLNVICSFGIKTSKWFILFTGIIKWLTIGLGLSIVTFYSFSTLSFGANFKNTPNVDISIIVTSVLSFIYAFAGGEGLAGVSSEVETKRFKKIIMLIFWIVLIFYFTFYIVYLGLDSTVFNESTSISFALIFKVSLGSVGVILFIIGTFFNRVGAGISSIIYYARTVVPLAQDDFIPGIFAKKSKKTGEYRNAILFQSAFSIISMIIFTIIPYFLGIKDQFSAILNAGNIVFLMQYLFTICTLLYLSWKRKEFVIPVWEKIVYICSIILISFIVLTSLIPPIIGTSYTAESALLLPSYMGIMLIGYLIWGGWYLIKKKWPNNRFVWKEDEIMINNQNKTMSSPLIYWSEKSKKH